One Torulaspora globosa chromosome 5, complete sequence DNA window includes the following coding sequences:
- the PAN5 gene encoding 2-dehydropantoate 2-reductase PAN5 (ancestral locus Anc_5.334) — MTTSAKPVIHILGLGAMGALLAVDLLRFTNATVVPLFRSQERLHRFQNDFNSTLAVRKLFEKDQPLLSCKLECSESPETFAGEMIKNLIITTKTYQTAEALQPYLRFIGRDTNLILVQNGLGVAEMLKEKVFTDPETQPQLFQGVISHGGFHDQGFTFNHAGLGDLKIARLPWDHSKPIQSEEDASKDRRENELVKILTEPAFAENFQTTQMTYQEMLLGQLYKFLVNACINPVTSIVDCVNGELADDSADIFSLIIDECLRVLKVAYTPLFEYETRYHGREGYPPVPVLSVLNTENMVKEVIRLGCVVNRHNSSSMRQDTLYLRDTEIDYINGYIVKLADKYQLNAKVNRTIQSLVDLRLALNRKRKLEGDMRSK; from the coding sequence ATGACTACTTCAGCGAAGCCGGTAATCCATATTCTAGGTTTGGGGGCCATGGGGGCCCTTTTGGCAGTAGATCTGCTGCGTTTCACGAACGCAACCGTGGTTCCACTATTCAGATCTCAGGAACGGCTGCATAGGTTCCAAAACGATTTCAACAGCACTTTGGCCGTCCGTAAGCTgtttgagaaagatcagCCGTTGCTTTCGTGCAAGTTGGAATGTAGCGAGTCTCCAGAAACCTTTGCTGGAGAGATgatcaagaatctcatCATTACAACCAAGACGTACCAAACAGCAGAGGCCTTGCAGCCATACCTGCGCTTCATTGGCCGCGATACCAACTTGATACTTGTCCAAAATGGGCTTGGTGTTGCTGAAatgctgaaagagaaggTATTCACAGATCCGGAAACTCAACCACAGCTCTTTCAAGGCGTCATTTCGCATGGTGGCTTCCACGATCAGGGCTTTACGTTCAATCATGCAGGTTTAGGAGATCTGAAGATAGCCAGGTTGCCCTGGGACCACAGCAAGCCTATCCAGAGTGAGGAAGACGCGTCAAAAGACCGCAGGGAGAATGAGCTTGTCAAAATACTGACTGAACCTGCGTTTGCTGAAAATTTCCAAACCACCCAAATGACCTACCAGGAGATGCTTCTGGGACAGCTCTACAAGTTCCTGGTCAATGCCTGTATCAATCCCGTCACCTCGATTGTTGACTGCGTCAACGGTGAACTGGCTGACGACAGCGCCGATATTTTCTCCCTCATCATCGATGAATGCCTCCGGGTGCTCAAGGTTGCCTACACACCTTTATTCGAGTATGAAACCCGGTATCACGGGAGAGAAGGATACCCGCCGGTTCCAGTCCTGTCTGTCCTCAACACCGAAAACATGGTCAAGGAGGTCATCCGTCTCGGATGCGTCGTCAATCGCCACAACAGCAGCTCCATGAGACAAGACACTCTGTATCTCAGAGACACTGAAATCGATTACATAAACGGATACATCGTGAAGCTGGCCGACAAATACCAATTAAACGCCAAAGTGAACCGAACCATCCAGTCTTTGGTGGATTTAAGGCTCGCACTCAACAGAAAGCGCAAACTGGAAGGAGACATGAGATCTAAGTAG